Proteins co-encoded in one Micropterus dolomieu isolate WLL.071019.BEF.003 ecotype Adirondacks linkage group LG19, ASM2129224v1, whole genome shotgun sequence genomic window:
- the LOC123958313 gene encoding uncharacterized protein LOC123958313, whose protein sequence is MTERDGGTFSVSFGDNRPYNVITLKIWDCTDWIRRHYGDTYHCDVPRQAEFLEFTQVHSLDQPKVWWNRTDPQTNKGGRGQVKGNVWKIMNLTQADNGFYSFRGKDTILSTIQLIVKEYSRYYKPKENKRLLMQYPADFALWNVTFMPKEEMGPQTVMTAGNLVTEDDTSVKPWHFSGRIRVVPDGIEINPITGTDSGTFEFRDPQGNLAQTVKVVVKQESTFSNVFTGTIFGVVLAVSACCYCLKKCCCCCKRSSKRAQTVAAPAVYSHGENQPADSSCSAADYSDQPMDLLNSGEPEINSLGTLVYNIVNIYENPPQPEVAPLGGQGATPTLSIGFDCLSSDPDPEFELKGLIFSSAPLSSDTTFCDVYTSEKLNFLKGVD, encoded by the exons ATGACAGAAAGAGATGGTGGCACCTTTTCTGTCTCATTTGGTGACAATAGGCCTTACAATGTCATCACACTGAAGATTTGGG ATTGTACTGACTGGATCAGGAGGCATTACGGGGATACGTACCACTGTGATGTTCCTAGACAGGCTGAATTCCTGGAGTTCACACAAGTTCACAGTCTGGACCAGCCGAAGGTCTGGTGGAATCGCACGGACCCTCAGACCAATAAGGGAGGCAGAGGACAGGTGAAGGGTAATGTCTGGAAGATTATGAACCTCACTCAAGCAGACAACGGCTTCTACAGCTTCAGAGGAAAAGACACAATACTGTCTACCATACAGCTCATAGTAAAAG AGTACAGTAGATACTATAAGCCAAAGGAGAATAAGCGACTCCTCATGCAGTATCCTGCGGACTTTGCCTTGTGGAATGTGACTTTTATGCCTAAGGAGGAAATGGGACCCCAAACAGTGATGACAGCAGGCAATCTGGTCACAGAAGATGACACAAGTGTAAAGCCATGGCATTTTTCAGGGAGGATTCGGGTCGTACCTGATGGCATAGAGATTAATCCCATTACAGGCACAGATTCTGGTACCTTTGAGTTCAGAGACCCGCAAGGCAACCTGGCCCAGACTGTGAAGGTGGTTGTAAAGCAGG AATCtactttttcaaatgtttttactggtACTATTTTCGGGGTAGTCTTAGCTGTGAGTGCCTGCTGTTACTGCTTGAAGaagtgctgttgttgctgtaaaCGGAGCTCTAAAAGAGCCCAGACGGTGGCAGCACCTGCTGTGTATTCCCAT GGTGAGAATCAACCTGCAGACTCAAGCTGCTCTGCTGCAGATTACTCTGATCAGCCAATGGATCTTCTTAATTCTGGAGAACCTGAAATTAACTCCCTTGGTACCTTG GTGTACAACATAGTGAATATCTACGAGAACCCCCCACAGCCTGag GTTGCACCTCTAGGAGGGCAGGGAGCCACTCCAACTCTTTCAATCGGCTTTGATTGTCTCTCCTCTGACCCTGATCCAGAGTTTGAGCTGAAAGGACTGATCTTTTCCTCTGCACCTCTCAGTTCAGATACAACTTTCTGTGACGTTTATACCTCAGAGAAACTCAACTTTCTGAAAGGAGTAGATTGA
- the LOC123957795 gene encoding uncharacterized protein LOC123957795 isoform X1 — MRKSPWVRQRWRTPPFKATSQKHIFMRSGCTGRVHAGRREEKMPYAVLLTALFTLPLAVGWVVLGEREEVQKVCAGKEFRLPVYSTSRMVTFTPHPEGPRHVLLDRTIVKDPRFEWTRDKMLVLKEVTHGDEGLYAIKLSSGFTDETVRLIVSECIKSYHRNYGDNFEYSVPENGSLLEFSPWGAPPEAMPVVLWNRTDPVTNDVGRGRLLRGGKIWVAERVTQADQGNYTVRDGMGKVVSRNTLTVRGRSFNVTRFTKESLNLPLFLPVHHAHLIFTPARYPDESSLGPFDPKPPRGPVQLIREGHITDHDMRYRGLISLGRNGTLNEVVIMRLTSRHDGLYEIRDGDGNLVSSTLLQVIERGGRWRSLLKSITVPSGMFVSLAGFILFMKRYPNCSLSQIITGLRSNRTPPANPPMVNIQDYSQPSPQPSGLYNHSQQPGTPRKWTPRASPTHTGYSPIIVGTPRAQNQEAHRLAAGNSPSHNSATERNTFHEDEKRISFSVPGASDCLHSSEDCVQFQIKKDRDKERWSESQEYFSTLPLDTDTSESCSVYTSEKLNFL, encoded by the exons atgagaaaaagtCCCTGGGTTAGACAACGTTGGAGAACGCCTCCGTTCAAAGCCACTtcccaaaaacacattttcatgcgcaGTGGGTGCACGGGCAGAGTGCACGCAGGTAGGCGAGAG GAGAAGATGCCCTACGCTGTCCTACTCACTGCCCTTTTTACCCTTCCTCTTGCCGTGG GTTGGGTCGTACTGG GTGAAAGAGAGGAAGTCCAGAAGGTGTGTGCCGGGAAGGAATTTCGTCTGCCTGTGTACTCGACATCCAGGATGGTGACTTTCACACCACACCCTGAGGGACCGAGGCACGTCCTGCTGGACAGAACCATT GTGAAGGACCCACGGTTTGAGTGGACCAGAGATAAGATGCTAGTCCTGAAAGAAGTGACTCACGGTGATGAGGGACTTTACGCCATCAAACTTTCCTCTGGATTCACCGATGAGACTGTTCGCTTGATTGTATCAG AATGCATTAAGTCCTACCACAGAAACTACGGGGACAACTTTGAGTACAGCGTCCCTGAAAATGGCTCCCTTCTGGAGTTTTCTCCCTGGGGTGCTCCACCTGAGGCCATGCCAGTTGTGCTGTGGAACCGGACGGACCCGGTGACCAACGACGTGGGCCGGGGGCGGCTGCTGCGGGGTGGGAAGATCTGGGTGGCCGAGAGAGTCACACAAGCGGACCAAGGCAACTACACCGTGAGAGACGGCATGGGGAAGGTCGTGTCCCGCAACACCCTCACTGTCCGCG GACGCTCCTTCAATGTCACCCGCTTCACCAAGGAGTCTCTAAACCTGCCCCTCTTTCTTCCTGTCCATCATGCCCACCTCATTTTTACCCCCGCCCGATACCCTGACGAATCCTCCCTTGGCCCTTTTGACCCCAAGCCCCCCCGTGGCCCTGTGCAGCTGATCCGCGAGGGCCATATAACTGACCACGACATGCGCTACAGGGGCCTCATCTCTCTGGGCAGGAACGGCACCCTCAACGAGGTCGTCATAATGAGGCTGACCTCAAGGCATGATGGGTTGTATGAAATCAGAGATGGCGATGGAAACCTGGTATCCTCCACCTTGTTGCAGGTGATCG AAAGGGGAGGCAGATGGCGATCACTTCTCAAGTCCATCACGGTCCCTTCTGGCATGTTTGTGTCACTGGCTGGTTTTATCCTGTTCATGAAGCGATACCCGAACTGCAGTCTCTCGCAGATCATCACAGGCCTAAGATCAAACCGCACGCCACCAGCCAACCCTCCAATGGTCAACATCCAG GACTACAGCCAGCCCAGCCCCCAGCCCTCAGGCCTCTACAATCACTCTCAGCAGCCTGGAACACCAAGGAAATGGACCCCAAGAGCCAGTCCTACTCATACT GGTTACAGTCCTATTATTGTAGGAACTCCGAGAGCTCAGAACCAGGAAGCACACAGATTGGCAGCTGGGAACTCCCCTAGTCATAATTCAGCTACTGAG AGAAACACATTTCATGAGGATGAGAAAAGGATTTCCTTTTCAGTGCCTGGGGCTTCAGACTGCCTCCACTCCTCTGAGGACTGTGTCCAATTTCAGATCAAGAAAGATCGCGACAAAGAAAGGTGGAGTGAATCACAAGAATACTTTTCCACACTGCCACTAGACACGGACACCTCTGAATCCTGCAGTGTTTACACCTCAGAGAAACTGAACTTCTTATAA
- the LOC123957795 gene encoding uncharacterized protein LOC123957795 isoform X2, whose translation MPYAVLLTALFTLPLAVGWVVLGEREEVQKVCAGKEFRLPVYSTSRMVTFTPHPEGPRHVLLDRTIVKDPRFEWTRDKMLVLKEVTHGDEGLYAIKLSSGFTDETVRLIVSECIKSYHRNYGDNFEYSVPENGSLLEFSPWGAPPEAMPVVLWNRTDPVTNDVGRGRLLRGGKIWVAERVTQADQGNYTVRDGMGKVVSRNTLTVRGRSFNVTRFTKESLNLPLFLPVHHAHLIFTPARYPDESSLGPFDPKPPRGPVQLIREGHITDHDMRYRGLISLGRNGTLNEVVIMRLTSRHDGLYEIRDGDGNLVSSTLLQVIERGGRWRSLLKSITVPSGMFVSLAGFILFMKRYPNCSLSQIITGLRSNRTPPANPPMVNIQDYSQPSPQPSGLYNHSQQPGTPRKWTPRASPTHTGYSPIIVGTPRAQNQEAHRLAAGNSPSHNSATERNTFHEDEKRISFSVPGASDCLHSSEDCVQFQIKKDRDKERWSESQEYFSTLPLDTDTSESCSVYTSEKLNFL comes from the exons ATGCCCTACGCTGTCCTACTCACTGCCCTTTTTACCCTTCCTCTTGCCGTGG GTTGGGTCGTACTGG GTGAAAGAGAGGAAGTCCAGAAGGTGTGTGCCGGGAAGGAATTTCGTCTGCCTGTGTACTCGACATCCAGGATGGTGACTTTCACACCACACCCTGAGGGACCGAGGCACGTCCTGCTGGACAGAACCATT GTGAAGGACCCACGGTTTGAGTGGACCAGAGATAAGATGCTAGTCCTGAAAGAAGTGACTCACGGTGATGAGGGACTTTACGCCATCAAACTTTCCTCTGGATTCACCGATGAGACTGTTCGCTTGATTGTATCAG AATGCATTAAGTCCTACCACAGAAACTACGGGGACAACTTTGAGTACAGCGTCCCTGAAAATGGCTCCCTTCTGGAGTTTTCTCCCTGGGGTGCTCCACCTGAGGCCATGCCAGTTGTGCTGTGGAACCGGACGGACCCGGTGACCAACGACGTGGGCCGGGGGCGGCTGCTGCGGGGTGGGAAGATCTGGGTGGCCGAGAGAGTCACACAAGCGGACCAAGGCAACTACACCGTGAGAGACGGCATGGGGAAGGTCGTGTCCCGCAACACCCTCACTGTCCGCG GACGCTCCTTCAATGTCACCCGCTTCACCAAGGAGTCTCTAAACCTGCCCCTCTTTCTTCCTGTCCATCATGCCCACCTCATTTTTACCCCCGCCCGATACCCTGACGAATCCTCCCTTGGCCCTTTTGACCCCAAGCCCCCCCGTGGCCCTGTGCAGCTGATCCGCGAGGGCCATATAACTGACCACGACATGCGCTACAGGGGCCTCATCTCTCTGGGCAGGAACGGCACCCTCAACGAGGTCGTCATAATGAGGCTGACCTCAAGGCATGATGGGTTGTATGAAATCAGAGATGGCGATGGAAACCTGGTATCCTCCACCTTGTTGCAGGTGATCG AAAGGGGAGGCAGATGGCGATCACTTCTCAAGTCCATCACGGTCCCTTCTGGCATGTTTGTGTCACTGGCTGGTTTTATCCTGTTCATGAAGCGATACCCGAACTGCAGTCTCTCGCAGATCATCACAGGCCTAAGATCAAACCGCACGCCACCAGCCAACCCTCCAATGGTCAACATCCAG GACTACAGCCAGCCCAGCCCCCAGCCCTCAGGCCTCTACAATCACTCTCAGCAGCCTGGAACACCAAGGAAATGGACCCCAAGAGCCAGTCCTACTCATACT GGTTACAGTCCTATTATTGTAGGAACTCCGAGAGCTCAGAACCAGGAAGCACACAGATTGGCAGCTGGGAACTCCCCTAGTCATAATTCAGCTACTGAG AGAAACACATTTCATGAGGATGAGAAAAGGATTTCCTTTTCAGTGCCTGGGGCTTCAGACTGCCTCCACTCCTCTGAGGACTGTGTCCAATTTCAGATCAAGAAAGATCGCGACAAAGAAAGGTGGAGTGAATCACAAGAATACTTTTCCACACTGCCACTAGACACGGACACCTCTGAATCCTGCAGTGTTTACACCTCAGAGAAACTGAACTTCTTATAA